The Kazachstania africana CBS 2517 chromosome 8, complete genome genome contains a region encoding:
- the MEI5 gene encoding Mei5p (similar to Saccharomyces cerevisiae MEI5 (YPL121C); ancestral locus Anc_8.618), whose amino-acid sequence MDDNESTVVASPSPKQLRKRSGGFKSPFTKKKKQEEGSVLEYSKSSKQVKEYTRNIDTMKQAIKILKKYDMELRTMELIDKWRSICDRSMSYILNFTVLKINKLGGYEEYKKREIGMEKAKIEYQMDTSFQEEVDTVLESEEFKSLSVDEQTEYRDQIDGKINEMESWKTSQLQKLDLQLENCQGKEMDMLELSKKLNVDYNLIYPM is encoded by the coding sequence ATGGACGACAACGAGAGCACAGTGGTAGCATCACCATCGCCAAAGCAACTACGAAAGCGTAGTGGAGGATTTAAGAGTCCTTTtacgaagaagaagaagcaggAGGAGGGGTCAGTGCTTGAATACAGTAAATCGAGTAAACAGGTGAAGGAGTACACGAGAAACATTGATACGATGAAACAGGCTATTAAGATTCTGAAGAAATATGACATGGAGCTGAGGACTATGGAGTTGATCGACAAATGGAGGAGCATTTGTGACAGATCTATGTCATATATCCTCAATTTCACGGTGTTGAAGATAAACAAGCTAGGTGGGTACGAAGAGTATAAGAAGAGGGAGATAGGTATGGAAAAGGCGAAGATCGAGTATCAGATGGATACTAGCTTCCAAGAGGAAGTCGATACAGTGTTAGAATCCGAAGAGTTCAAATCGTTATCTGTAGACGAACAGACGGAATACAGAGATCAAATCGATGgtaaaatcaatgaaatggAATCCTGGAAAACCAGCCAATTACAGAAATTGGACTTgcaattggaaaattgtCAAGGAAAGGAAATGGACATGCTTGAATTGTCTAAAAAACTCAATGTTGATTACAATCTGATATACCCCATGTAA